Below is a genomic region from Prolixibacteraceae bacterium.
TATCAAAAATAACCTCTCTCAAAGTGGTCCCCATAGGAACCTCTATCAGTCCTACATTGTTGATCTTACCTGCCAGAGCAAAAACCTTGGTCCCTTTCGATTTCTCTGTTCCAATACTATTAAACCACTCAGCTCCCTTAAGAATAATAGGGCAGATGTTTGCAAAAGTCTCTACATTATTCACATTCGTAGGACAGTCAAAATAACCCTTCTCTGCAGGGAAGGGAGGTTTGATTACAGGTTCTCCTCTTCGTCCTTCCATCGATTGGATCAGAGCCGTTTCCTCTCCACAGACAAAAGCTCCAGCACCATATTTCAGTTCGATGTCAAACTCGAAATCGTTACCTAAGATTCCTCTTCCTAAAAGACCATATTTCCTTGCCTGTTCTATCGCTACCAACAACCTACCAATGGCGAGAGGATATTCGGCACGGATATAGATCAATCCTTTGTTTGCCCCGATACAGTAACCACAAATAGCCATCGCTTCAATCACTGAATGTGGGTCACCTTCTAGTATCGATCGATCCATAAAAGCACCAGGGTCTCCTTCATCAGCATTACAGACAACATATTTCTGTGTCGCCTCCACTTTACTGGTGATCTCCCATTTCATTCCTGTCGGGAAACCTGCGCCTCCGCGTCCTCTCAATCCTGATTGTTTGATGATGTCAGTTACCTCCGCAGGGGTATAGATCGAAAGAACACGGCCCAATGCCTGATATCCATCTCTTGCAATATATTCATCAATATTCTCCGGATCAACAATACCACAATTACGCAAAGCAATACGCAACTGTTTCTTATAGAAGTTCATATGAATACTATCTGAGATCCTCTTTTTTGTCTTCGGATCTTCATATAGAAGTCTTTCTACCTTGCGTCCTTTGATGATATGCTCTTCAATAATATCACGAGCATCTTCTGGAGTAACCTGTGTATAGAAAGTTTGATCAGGAATGATCTTCACGATAGGCCCTTTCTCACAGAATCCAAAACATCCCGTTGTGGTCACCTGTACTGATTCAGTAAGAAATTTATCTTTTATTAGACTTACCAACTCTTCCTGCACCTCTTTTGCTTGTGAAGCCCTACATCCAGTACCTCCACAAACCAATATGTGTGTATGAATCATAAACTTGTAGATTAAATAGATTGGTAATTCTGAGGAACTACTCCGTCAATAAGCTTACCTTTAATGATATACTCGTTAATAATATCCACTGCTCTTTTGCTATCTACTTCACCAAAAATAATAGGCTCTTGGTTAGGTAGCGTTACTTCTACTGTTGGTTCAGCATAGCAAGCTCCCATACAACCTGTTGTGGTTATTAACACCTTCAGGTCTAAACGTTCTACTTCAGAAATCAAAGCTTCGAAAGTCTCTTTGGCTCCCGAGGCAATACCACATGTTCCCATGGCCACACGTATCCTTGCAACAAGATCATTCCCTTCGGTGATAGTTCGCACTTGAATCTTATCTTTTAACTTGTTGCGAAGCTTTACGAGTTCTTCTAAGTTCTTCACTTTGGTCATAGTCGTACATTTTATTTAGTGATTAGAATCCATTCCAGTCGATCTCCACATACGCCTCTTCCACATAGGCATATAGATCGCTATATTTTATGGACAACCGTTCCTCATAATTCAAGAAGGACGTGTCGACCAGTACATTCTCTTTCTCTTGGTAAGACAAACTAAAATCGATATCAGGGTGAGCCATGATACTTTGAACCATACTCTTTATGATATCTCCATTTGGTGGACAATCAATATCCTTCTTTGGATATGTGAAGATCACCTTTGTCCCTTTTTTAGGTGTCGAATAGAGGTGAAACACACCGTGGCTTTGAAGCACACTTTGTCGTGTTAATGATAGTCCTAAACCGATACGTTTAGAGGTCTTGGTCGTATAGAATGGATCTAAGGCTCGCGACACCTCTTCTGAACTCATCCCTTTACCATTATCCTCTATACAAAAAGACTTTTTGTCTCCATCATCTTTGTAGACCACAGAGATATGTTTTGCATCTGCTCTAATACTATTCTCTATCAGGTCGATAATATGGTCTGCGATCTCTTTCATATGATGTGAATTTGGTGGTTTCTAAAACATGTTTTAAGCCCATCAAAGCTTAAATGACTCATATGATATTCACACCTATTAGGCTGCATATCTTTCAAGTAATGGGCATCACTATTTTGAATACAACACCATTTGGTAGAATCTATTTCTTCTGAACTGCGATAATATTCAACCCCATCCAAAGGCAAATCATCTGGAATAAAACCGAGCGTCGAAATCAAACTATAACTTGGACGATCAACATGGGCAGCCACAACCACACCTCCCAATGAATGTACAAAGTCTGTCACTTGATAGACATCTTGAGATAGTGCCGTTAACAGGAGGTCTTCTTCATTAATCAAAATCATCTCATCTGTCGATACGACTACCTGATCACCAAAATAACATGCCCGATTGGCCACCTTTAACCGATAGGTCTTTAAATATTCTTGTAAGGCCGCTCTAGCCATCTCTGTGGGAACATAAGCCAAGAGGTGTACCTCTTCACTACTGCATATCTCTGCACCAATAAATACCGTAATTCCCATCTGGTTACCTAGTGTCGCGATGATGGGGGCTTGCCTAGTGTCGTTATGATCGGTGATTCCAATAAAATCCCATGACAATGCTTTGGCTCTTTCTAGTATTTGCACAGGAGTCATCTCCAAGTCACCACAAGGAGAAAGCGTTGTATGGATATGTAGGTCTCCACGATAAATCATCTCTACGAATTGAGTTGTTCATATATCTGTCCAACGAGCTCGTATGTACTTAAAGAACTCGAATAGATCGGCATCTCTCGTTTATTGGCTTCTAACAATAGATTCTCAGGAATCACTACATCATAAGGAATGACGATGGCCGCAAACTCCTTTAGTAATGCCACTGCCAAAACATTGCGGTGTGCTTGAATTGTAACAAACAACATTCCACAATCTCCTTTGGCCATTGCATGACTCATCAGATCAGTAACCATCAACGAATTCACATCAGGATCTTCATGAAAACGTTCGTGGTCGTTCTTCAGAATCAGATTATTTCTTTCTACGATTTGGGATAACTTCATTCTTTGCTCCTTTCTTAGTACAATCCATTTGTAAAACTTTATCTCCCCATATCTTCTCTAACTGAAGCATAGTGGTGTCAATACCAACATGGCGGTTCTTCATCCATTTTAAATCCAAAAGCACACAATGAGCCAATCTTGCTGATCCTCTCGAAATATCTTTTGCAAGTGCCAAACAGTTCGGTGCACCACATACTCCACAATCAATGCCTGGAAGAAGACACATTAGCTTTCGAACCCTTTCCGATCGAATTAATGCCTCTTGGAATCCCTCTTGTGGGGGCACTATTGGGGTTGAGGTAAACTCCCAAAACTCCGATAGTGATGTGATTACCCTTTGAACCTTATGGTCATGTCTCTCTTTCAGTCTAGGGGAGTGGTTGGCCTCTCTTCGACGAATAATAGATGGATATTCTGACATATAAGAGCCATTAAAACAGCCATACTTACAGCCCTCTAAATGATAGTCGCGTCTATAATCGTCTGGCTTCAAATCATTCTTATGAACCCACTCTAACACCTCTTTAATCCCCGAAATAGATACCGAAGCCTTCTCTCTACATGAAGGAGTCATCGAAGAGGATGTATCGGGATTATCTATACCCACCTCTCGTTTCCACACCTTTTTCTGTATCTCATTAACAAGAGATACCGTAGAGACAGTCTCATCAGCAAGAAAGATATCGAGATTATGACTCCCATGATGGTAGTTCTCCGACATACAGTGTGTCGTCATGGTGATCGATGTACGACTTCTCAAATGGTCTTCATAAAGAAGATGGATGGCACCAATAACGAGCTCCGAAACCGTTGGTACAAAACGGATATCATGTTCAGTCTCCATCTCTCCATTTTGAACCATCGTTTTGATCACATTACAGTGTGTCGAAATATCTTTCTGATCGTCATCGATATCGTTTAGCCTACTCCATAACGTTTGAAGTCTTTGATAATCACGGCAATCAATAATATGGTGATAGTCTAACTTGCGAAGAGCTTGTCTAACCTCTTCATGCTTGTCATTAGGAAAATGGCCAAAGAAACCTTCTTGAATCACCAAGAGACGTACTTTACCTCTGTTCTCATCATTGGATTTCGGAGATACTAAGGAGATGGCATGGTATGCACAGTCATCCAAGCATCGACCACAAAGAATACACTTTTGATGATCAATGTTGGCCACACCTCTTCTGATACGTATGGCCTCGACAGGGCAATGACGCATACAGTGAGTACACCCATGGCATTTGGGAATAGAAACGGTGACATATTTCAGAAGCGTCTCTCTTTTCAATGGATTATATCTAGTTATAGTAGTAATGATACCAATTGAATAATGAAATGAGCTATAAGGCCTACGAGTATATTTTGTCTAGACAAGGCAAAAAAATGGAAGCAATACTTTCTCTAAAGTGATACCTCTTAACGAAATATAAACAGTCATAGAACGTAAGGATAAAGCCCATATCATGATTTAATTGGTATTACGCTATCGGAACCATATGAGATAGTATAACTATAGTTCCTTCGTTCTGCTTCGTATGGATCTCCATACTATCGCTGTTTCGCTTCATATTGGGAAGTCCCATCCCTGCTCCAAACCCCATCTCTCTCACTTTGTCTGATGCTGTGGAGAAACCCTCTTGCATCGCATCCTGAATGGAAGCAATACCTGGACCTCGATCTGTAAATGTTGTTGTGATCTTCTCTTGGGTAATCTCTAGATCGACAACTCCATCATAAGCATGTGCAATGATATTGACCTCCGCTTCATAGTTCGCAATAGATAACTTACGAATAAAAGCTGGGGGTAGGTGCAAACGCTTCATGATCTTCTTTATCTCGATCGAAACAAATCCTGCATGAGAAAAGTCTCCACCTGCTACCTCAAATTGATATTTCATCACTACTACATTTTAATAGATTGCTTTCACTCCTCTGCCATATAATATGCCACAAACGCGAAACATGGTATGAGGGGAGCGGATAATCGAAATATCTAACTCCTGTGCAATCTGAATTAACTCTTTTGGAATCGTCTTATTCCGAACGAAAATGATACAATGTATCTCTGCAATATGTGCTGTCCTGATCGTCTGCTTCGTTATAAGTCCAGTGATCAGTACCGTTTCAGTAGCATCAATAGTCAATAGATCGCTCATTAGATCACTGCAAAAACCGTAACAAAATCGGTTTGTGATCTGACTGTGATAGAGAATCTCACCAACCTCCACTGCAAGAGAATCCACATCAAATGATCGAATTGATGATGTCATGTCGAAACTCATATTTTGTGTCTCATGTTCCTGCATATCGTAGCCATTTAAACATTCAGAAAACAACTAATTCTAAATAGTAGCTGCAAAACATATGATTTATTAAAATGTTGTGCTATGCTCTAATGTATTAAATATAAGGTTTTAATATTGCTTTTGTTCTGATATTAATCACACTTTGGACGACTCTTATTTAATTTTTATTTAGAATAAATATGAGGAGGTAAACATCTTGACATTGTTTAATAAGATGTCAAATGTGGAAGGTGATGACGAAAAGAAATTAATATAGGTATTGGTCTTTTTAATGTATACGCCGTTGGTTTATTAATCCCGTAATTGAGGATAGTGCGATTTTTCCCTGCGCTAAACCTATTTAACGATAGTGTGAGAGGTGTAGAGGTATGATCGATATATGGATTAAATTAGACTATAACGAAGCTCTTATTGTAATAATATGATCTCTAAAAGTATCCAATGAAGTCATATTTCATTGTGTCCGGAGGAATCATTATTGACCCTCTATCGTTTTTGTAATAGACTCTGGTTCCATCTTCGAATATAAATTTAAGTGTATTAACGTATTCTCCCCAATCTTTATTTTCCTTGAAGAAATCCTCAATACTGATCAACACCCAATCGGTGTCAAGATTAGAATCATACCATCGTGAAATAATCTCATCATTTTTCCTTCCAATATCCATCTTTAAGTAATGCATCTTTTCTTTTTCGTGCTCTCTTGATGGTTCTGGTGTTGGGACATAACTTTCGTATAAAGGAGGAGGGAATCCGTCTATTCTTCTACGATCGAAGTCTTCTTGTCGATAGGGATCGAAAGCTGATCCTGGAGGTAGAGGCCTATTCTTATCCATATACCATACGATCGATGAGATGTCTTTAAAACAATCAAAAGAGAAATTTATATTGGCCATTATTAATGGATGTAAAGGCCTAATAATAAGTAGCGCAAACTTTTCGTCCCTGATGAACGTAACTTCACTAAATGGCATGGTATGATTCTTCATCCATAACCACCCTGGAAAAGTAATTGTACCATCTATACGATTAAGAATAAACTCTTTCTTTCTCAAGTAGTAACCAAGAGAACCCAAGCAAATTACGAAAATGTAGAAGTAGTAAATATAAACACCTACTCCCATCAACTCCTTCCTCGTGAGAATCGGGGCTAAAATAAGGGATACAAATATGAATACGAATAAAGCTGCATTAAATGGTGACTTAAAATAAAGTAACGACTGATCTTTTGAGATATGCCTGCAAAGGTATTTATCATCGGCATAAAGAACTGATTTTGATTTTGGACTTACATGACCAATACTCAGAAATTTAGGGTCAGTATAGATCTCCCTAGATAAGCTCGAAGACTCATATTCTTTTCTATATTTATGATGTGTAATGGGTCTATTCCAATGATCTTTTAACTCCATTATAGGTAGAGTCCTTACTTTTCTTGCCATGATCTTTACTTTATCTTTTCATGAAATGATATTCCCAGCATCATCTCGAATTATTAGATTAGATATTTTTATGTTAAAATAATGCAATAATTTTATATATAAACAACAATTGTGAGAAAACGTGAATTCAAGCGACAAATGCAACTTTTCTATCAAGTTTTAGCTTATTATACATTTCAATAGGCTTATGATATCCATATCTCTTACGAGGTCTATTATTAAGCTTAGCTTGTATCCAGTCTATTTCCTTTTGTGTTAAGTTCTCAAAAGAGCTTCCTTTAGGTATATACTGTCTAATCAATCCATTTAGATTCTCATTTGCACCTCTTTCCCAAGAATGATATGGATGAGCAAAGTAGAAGTCCACCTTTAGTGATTCTGCAATATGCTTATGCTCATAGAACTCTCTTCCATTATCAGATGTAATGGTGTGTATTAGATCTTTAAAGGGGGTTAATACATCAATAGTTTGCTTTGCAAGAGCTTTGGCATTCTTTCCATTTAATAACCTTATCCAGCACAGCCCTGTAGACCTGTCGTTAATAGTGAGAATTGCCCCTTTCCGGTTCTTTCCAATAATTGTGTCTATTTCTAAGTCTCCAAAGCGTTGTTTCTCTTCCACAATTTTAGGACGCTGGTCTATACTTACGCGACCTTCCATTTTGCCCCGAAATTCGTTCTTTGCACCTCTTCTGGAGTATTTCTTATGTTTGCGTCTCAATGACTTATAAATCTCTCCACCTGCAATCTTATCCTCCCAGATATAGGTGTATATCGTTTCATGTGACACACAAGAAATCCCTTTTAATTTACTTCTGCCATTAATCTGTTCTGGACTCAAGCCTTTCTCCAAGTAATGTTTAATATAGTCTTTCATCGCTCCATCTAATACAATCTGCTTTCGCTTGTTACGATGTCTTTCTCTACATAAAGCTTCTGCATAGATCGCACAATAACATCCAGTTTCTGGATTACTATTCCTTTTTACTTCCCTACTTATTACTGACTTGTTTTTGTTGATTGCAGAGCCTATCGATTCGAAACTAGCTCCTGTTGCAAGCATCAATTCAATTAAGTATCTTTGTTTTATTACGAGTTGTCCCATTTGCATTATTTCTTGGAGGATTTATCTGTAAATATTTGATGGACAAACTTAGTATAAAGGAGGAGAAATCCTCCTTTTTGTTTCTTCAATATTTACACACAAATAACACTCATAGTTATAATATTGTGTTGCATTTATGATTTGAATGCAAGAAATATAATTGTGGGATGTTTATGAAGGTGTTGTAATACTGAATTTGTTTAACTGGCGTCTGCCTGTATTGTTTTGGGATACAGTGAATTGTATGGCACAGTGGTTTTGTGTGATTATTGTTGATTTCAACGATAAAATTTAGAAATAGAATTATCTAAGATAGACTTGAGAGGGGATATGAAGCCCCTTTCCCCTGCCTTTCCCCTGCAATGATTCGAGAACTCTTCGGGAATGCTTCGAGAATGGTCCATCGATTTGGGTAAAATGATGGACAATTTTCGGATAATATATGGACATTTTCCATGTGAATGCAGGGGAAAAGCATACTAAAGGCAGGAGAAAGGGGCTTTGTCGTGGCTCTTGGTGGAGAGATTCTGGATGGAGGGTGGGAGTGACGAAAAGAAAAAAAGCAGAAAGGAGGCCGATGTTGTTTGATTAAACAACACCGTTGATGCTCCTTCCTACTTGGCTTCCTAGTTAAAGTTGTCTAGGATTGTTGTTGCTTTGTTGTTTTTTAATAGTCTACTGCATACTTTTCGTCTAACTCTTTTTGAAGTAGAGTGGACATCTCTTTCACTACTTCAGGGTTTTCTGCATATAGATTTGTACGTTGTTCTGGATCTTTTTCGATATCGAAAAGAAGACCTTCAGTTTCGAAAGTCGTATAGTTTTTTAATTTCATATACGATTT
It encodes:
- a CDS encoding ATP-binding protein; translated protein: MKEIADHIIDLIENSIRADAKHISVVYKDDGDKKSFCIEDNGKGMSSEEVSRALDPFYTTKTSKRIGLGLSLTRQSVLQSHGVFHLYSTPKKGTKVIFTYPKKDIDCPPNGDIIKSMVQSIMAHPDIDFSLSYQEKENVLVDTSFLNYEERLSIKYSDLYAYVEEAYVEIDWNGF
- a CDS encoding NADH-quinone oxidoreductase subunit NuoF, translated to MIHTHILVCGGTGCRASQAKEVQEELVSLIKDKFLTESVQVTTTGCFGFCEKGPIVKIIPDQTFYTQVTPEDARDIIEEHIIKGRKVERLLYEDPKTKKRISDSIHMNFYKKQLRIALRNCGIVDPENIDEYIARDGYQALGRVLSIYTPAEVTDIIKQSGLRGRGGAGFPTGMKWEITSKVEATQKYVVCNADEGDPGAFMDRSILEGDPHSVIEAMAICGYCIGANKGLIYIRAEYPLAIGRLLVAIEQARKYGLLGRGILGNDFEFDIELKYGAGAFVCGEETALIQSMEGRRGEPVIKPPFPAEKGYFDCPTNVNNVETFANICPIILKGAEWFNSIGTEKSKGTKVFALAGKINNVGLIEVPMGTTLREVIFDIGGGIKGGKKFKSVQTGGPSGGCLTESSLDMPIDYETLLDEGSMMGSGGMIVMDEDDCMVAISKFYLEFTLDESCGKCAPCRIGNKRLWEILNKMTKGEATEKDLEKLIDLSHTIKDTSLCGLGQTSPNPILSTFKNFKHEYLGHVRDKQCEAGQCKDLLHYTIDAKMCVGCTACLRNCPVGAISGEKKKPHLIHQDICIKCGICYEKCKFNAILHQS
- a CDS encoding IS30 family transposase, which translates into the protein MGQLVIKQRYLIELMLATGASFESIGSAINKNKSVISREVKRNSNPETGCYCAIYAEALCRERHRNKRKQIVLDGAMKDYIKHYLEKGLSPEQINGRSKLKGISCVSHETIYTYIWEDKIAGGEIYKSLRRKHKKYSRRGAKNEFRGKMEGRVSIDQRPKIVEEKQRFGDLEIDTIIGKNRKGAILTINDRSTGLCWIRLLNGKNAKALAKQTIDVLTPFKDLIHTITSDNGREFYEHKHIAESLKVDFYFAHPYHSWERGANENLNGLIRQYIPKGSSFENLTQKEIDWIQAKLNNRPRKRYGYHKPIEMYNKLKLDRKVAFVA
- a CDS encoding PHP domain-containing protein, which translates into the protein MIYRGDLHIHTTLSPCGDLEMTPVQILERAKALSWDFIGITDHNDTRQAPIIATLGNQMGITVFIGAEICSSEEVHLLAYVPTEMARAALQEYLKTYRLKVANRACYFGDQVVVSTDEMILINEEDLLLTALSQDVYQVTDFVHSLGGVVVAAHVDRPSYSLISTLGFIPDDLPLDGVEYYRSSEEIDSTKWCCIQNSDAHYLKDMQPNRCEYHMSHLSFDGLKTCFRNHQIHII
- a CDS encoding (2Fe-2S) ferredoxin domain-containing protein codes for the protein MTKVKNLEELVKLRNKLKDKIQVRTITEGNDLVARIRVAMGTCGIASGAKETFEALISEVERLDLKVLITTTGCMGACYAEPTVEVTLPNQEPIIFGEVDSKRAVDIINEYIIKGKLIDGVVPQNYQSI
- a CDS encoding 4Fe-4S dicluster domain-containing protein; this encodes MKRETLLKYVTVSIPKCHGCTHCMRHCPVEAIRIRRGVANIDHQKCILCGRCLDDCAYHAISLVSPKSNDENRGKVRLLVIQEGFFGHFPNDKHEEVRQALRKLDYHHIIDCRDYQRLQTLWSRLNDIDDDQKDISTHCNVIKTMVQNGEMETEHDIRFVPTVSELVIGAIHLLYEDHLRSRTSITMTTHCMSENYHHGSHNLDIFLADETVSTVSLVNEIQKKVWKREVGIDNPDTSSSMTPSCREKASVSISGIKEVLEWVHKNDLKPDDYRRDYHLEGCKYGCFNGSYMSEYPSIIRRREANHSPRLKERHDHKVQRVITSLSEFWEFTSTPIVPPQEGFQEALIRSERVRKLMCLLPGIDCGVCGAPNCLALAKDISRGSARLAHCVLLDLKWMKNRHVGIDTTMLQLEKIWGDKVLQMDCTKKGAKNEVIPNRRKK
- a CDS encoding ATP-binding protein, whose translation is MKYQFEVAGGDFSHAGFVSIEIKKIMKRLHLPPAFIRKLSIANYEAEVNIIAHAYDGVVDLEITQEKITTTFTDRGPGIASIQDAMQEGFSTASDKVREMGFGAGMGLPNMKRNSDSMEIHTKQNEGTIVILSHMVPIA